From Cellulosimicrobium sp. ES-005, one genomic window encodes:
- a CDS encoding SDR family oxidoreductase, whose protein sequence is MTSTTSTTPQPGRAPAPRELGTVYVTGGASGLGAALVDAVTAAGGKPVVLDRVAPAGGAPHAVVDLSDSAAAAAAVARLALEVGPPDAVVTAAGTDACGRLDEIDVETWERVVRVNLFGTVAVVRAALPFLEERRGTVVTVASTLGLKGVSDATAYCASKFAVRGFSQALAAELAGRVGVTCLVPGGMRTAFFDGRTEQYKPGPDADLNDPRATAAAVVTALRQPVGCEIREMLVMASGETSWP, encoded by the coding sequence ATGACCTCGACCACCTCGACCACCCCGCAGCCCGGCCGGGCCCCGGCCCCGCGCGAGCTCGGCACCGTCTACGTCACGGGCGGCGCGAGCGGCCTGGGCGCCGCGCTCGTCGACGCCGTCACGGCGGCGGGAGGCAAGCCGGTCGTCCTCGACCGGGTCGCGCCCGCGGGCGGTGCGCCCCACGCCGTCGTCGACCTGTCCGACTCGGCCGCGGCGGCCGCGGCGGTCGCGCGCCTGGCTCTGGAGGTCGGCCCGCCCGACGCGGTCGTCACCGCCGCGGGCACCGACGCGTGCGGGCGGCTCGACGAGATCGACGTCGAGACGTGGGAGCGCGTCGTGCGCGTCAACCTCTTCGGGACGGTCGCCGTCGTGCGCGCCGCGCTGCCGTTCCTCGAGGAGCGGCGCGGGACGGTCGTCACCGTCGCGTCGACCCTCGGCCTCAAGGGCGTGTCCGACGCGACCGCGTACTGCGCGTCCAAGTTCGCCGTCCGCGGGTTCTCCCAGGCGCTCGCCGCCGAGCTCGCGGGACGCGTCGGCGTGACGTGCCTCGTGCCCGGCGGGATGCGCACCGCGTTCTTCGACGGCCGCACCGAGCAGTACAAGCCTGGCCCGGACGCCGACCTCAACGACCCGCGCGCGACCGCGGCCGCCGTCGTGACGGCGCTGCGCCAGCCGGTCGGCTGCGAGATCCGGGAGATGCTCGTCATGGCGTCCGGCGAGACGTCGTGGCCGTGA
- a CDS encoding PfkB family carbohydrate kinase — MTAHRPGGSAGPQDAARRWLREHAADLHDGLDLLTAEAGRLDAWGARLADTVLAGGRLLVAGNGGSAAEAQHLTAELVGRFDGERTPLSAISLHAETSSLTAIVNDYGVGEMYARQVAAHGRPGDVLVLLSTSGESENVVAAARRARELGLTTWALTGPRDCALAAACDDVLALRGASTSSVQELHLVVVHALCAALDAHVRHREAAARGDAPGAPPDGLPGEGPVDGRATQDPAAASAAVPPPSSTAAQGPRVVVVGDVLLDRDVDGQVTRFSPDGPVPVVDTLGVRRSPGGAGLTALLAADAARVRLVAPFGDDEAGGELRALLRPHLDVVALPQVGTTRRKTRVRSGGQTVVRVDDGGPAGPDDVPERSVRAALAGADVVLVSDYGAGTTHAGPVRDALQHAARDRTVVWDPHPRGGAPVPGTALVTPNLAEALDAAEALGLDACADDPGGLARALAAAWGVRAVCVTAGEHGAFVARADGEPAYVPATVAHGDPCGAGDRFASTVAVALARGAELVEAVVAAVASASAWVAAGGAEGYRRRADVPGRRAPDAVTDGVPDRAPRVVGAASDAASPQDPGGPEAVAARLRAAGGTVVATGGCFDILHAGHVATLEAAARLGDHLVVLLNGDASVRRLKGPQRPVVGQADRARVLAALDCVSAVVVFDEDDPCSALDRLRPDVWAKGGDYTEEALPEAEVVRRHGGRVVVLPYVDGRSTTSILERSGRFAPGLPTLTEETTA; from the coding sequence GTGACGGCGCACCGGCCCGGGGGCAGCGCCGGCCCGCAGGACGCGGCGCGACGCTGGCTGCGCGAGCACGCCGCGGACCTGCACGACGGCCTCGACCTGCTCACGGCCGAGGCCGGGCGCCTCGACGCGTGGGGCGCGCGGCTCGCCGACACCGTGCTCGCGGGCGGGCGGCTGCTCGTCGCGGGCAACGGCGGCAGCGCCGCCGAGGCGCAGCACCTCACGGCCGAGCTCGTGGGGCGCTTCGACGGCGAGCGGACGCCCCTCTCGGCGATCAGCCTGCACGCCGAGACGTCGAGCCTCACCGCGATCGTCAACGACTACGGCGTCGGCGAGATGTACGCACGGCAGGTCGCCGCGCACGGGCGGCCGGGCGACGTCCTCGTGCTGCTGTCGACGTCGGGCGAGAGCGAGAACGTCGTCGCCGCGGCCCGCCGGGCGCGCGAGCTCGGCCTCACGACGTGGGCGCTCACCGGTCCGCGGGACTGCGCGCTGGCCGCCGCGTGCGACGACGTGCTCGCCCTGCGCGGGGCGTCGACGTCGTCGGTCCAGGAGCTCCACCTCGTCGTCGTGCACGCGCTGTGCGCGGCGCTCGACGCGCACGTGCGCCACCGGGAGGCGGCCGCGCGGGGCGACGCGCCCGGTGCCCCGCCCGACGGTCTGCCCGGCGAGGGGCCCGTGGACGGGCGGGCCACGCAGGATCCCGCCGCAGCGTCCGCCGCGGTCCCCCCGCCGTCGTCCACGGCAGCGCAGGGCCCGCGCGTCGTCGTGGTCGGCGACGTGCTGCTCGACCGCGACGTCGACGGCCAGGTGACGCGCTTCTCCCCCGACGGGCCCGTGCCCGTGGTCGACACGCTCGGCGTCCGGCGCAGCCCCGGTGGCGCGGGGCTGACGGCCCTGCTCGCCGCCGACGCGGCGCGCGTGCGGCTCGTCGCGCCGTTCGGCGACGACGAGGCAGGCGGCGAGCTGCGTGCGCTGCTGCGTCCGCACCTCGACGTCGTGGCGCTGCCCCAGGTGGGCACCACGCGGCGCAAGACCCGCGTGCGCTCGGGCGGGCAGACCGTCGTCCGGGTCGACGACGGCGGTCCGGCGGGTCCCGACGACGTGCCCGAGCGCTCCGTGCGGGCTGCGCTCGCGGGCGCCGACGTCGTCCTCGTCTCGGACTACGGGGCCGGCACGACGCACGCCGGCCCCGTGCGCGACGCGCTCCAGCACGCGGCCCGCGACCGGACGGTCGTGTGGGACCCCCACCCGCGCGGCGGGGCGCCCGTGCCCGGGACCGCGCTCGTCACGCCCAACCTCGCCGAGGCGCTCGACGCGGCGGAGGCCCTCGGGCTCGACGCGTGCGCCGACGACCCGGGCGGCCTGGCCCGGGCGCTCGCCGCCGCCTGGGGCGTGCGGGCGGTGTGCGTCACCGCGGGCGAGCACGGAGCGTTCGTCGCGCGCGCCGACGGGGAGCCCGCGTACGTGCCCGCGACCGTCGCGCACGGCGACCCCTGCGGCGCGGGCGACCGGTTCGCCTCGACGGTGGCGGTCGCGCTCGCCCGGGGTGCCGAGCTCGTCGAGGCGGTCGTCGCGGCGGTCGCCTCGGCCTCGGCCTGGGTCGCGGCCGGCGGCGCCGAGGGTTACCGGCGCCGCGCCGACGTCCCGGGTCGCCGCGCGCCCGACGCGGTGACGGACGGGGTGCCGGACCGCGCGCCCCGCGTCGTCGGGGCTGCCTCCGACGCGGCCTCGCCGCAGGACCCGGGCGGGCCCGAGGCGGTGGCCGCGCGGCTCCGCGCGGCGGGCGGCACCGTCGTCGCCACCGGCGGGTGCTTCGACATCCTCCACGCGGGCCACGTCGCGACGCTCGAGGCCGCGGCGCGCCTCGGCGACCACCTCGTGGTCCTCCTCAACGGCGACGCGTCCGTGCGGCGGCTCAAGGGGCCGCAGCGACCCGTCGTCGGGCAGGCCGACCGGGCCCGCGTCCTCGCCGCGCTCGACTGCGTGTCGGCCGTCGTCGTCTTCGACGAGGACGACCCGTGCTCCGCGCTCGACCGCCTGCGCCCGGACGTGTGGGCGAAGGGCGGCGACTACACCGAGGAGGCCCTGCCCGAGGCCGAGGTGGTCCGGCGCCACGGCGGGCGGGTCGTCGTCCTGCCCTACGTCGACGGCCGCTCCACGACCTCGATCCTCGAACGCTCCGGGCGGTTCGCGCCCGGGCTCCCGACCCTGACGGAGGAGACCACCGCATGA
- a CDS encoding NAD-dependent epimerase/dehydratase family protein: MGDTSVVRGAGTTGRRARRAVVLGGAGFVGSHVCEALVARGTEVVCVDDLSTGEVRNLDALRDEPRFRFVAADVSAGIDVPDPGRVDLVLHLASPASPVDYLRLPLETLLVGSAGTRHGLELAGRAGARFVLASTSEVYGDPDVHPQREDYWGHVNPVGPRSVYDESKRFAEATTAAYRRARGVDAGIVRIFNTYGPRMRGHDGRMVPTFVRQALAGEPLTVAGDGSQTRSVCYVDDLVEGILAFARSDHPGPVNLGDPTELTVARVAEDVLAATGSDAGIVHVDLPEDDPRRRRPDTALAERVLGWRARTPWPEGLARTVAWFREEAGRGPAVAVATGAAGGSGGADA, encoded by the coding sequence ATGGGCGACACGTCGGTGGTGCGAGGCGCGGGCACGACGGGACGTCGTGCGCGCCGGGCCGTGGTCCTGGGCGGCGCCGGGTTCGTAGGCAGCCACGTGTGCGAGGCGCTCGTGGCCCGGGGCACGGAGGTCGTGTGCGTGGACGACCTGTCGACGGGCGAGGTCCGCAACCTCGACGCGCTGCGCGACGAGCCCCGGTTCCGGTTCGTGGCGGCCGACGTCAGCGCGGGGATCGACGTCCCGGACCCCGGCCGGGTCGACCTCGTGCTGCACCTCGCGTCGCCCGCCTCGCCGGTGGACTACCTGCGGCTCCCGCTCGAGACCCTGCTCGTGGGCTCGGCAGGGACCCGCCACGGGCTCGAGCTCGCCGGGCGGGCCGGGGCACGGTTCGTGCTCGCCTCGACGTCGGAGGTCTACGGGGACCCCGACGTGCACCCGCAGCGCGAGGACTACTGGGGCCACGTGAACCCGGTCGGCCCGCGCAGCGTCTACGACGAGTCCAAGCGGTTCGCCGAGGCGACCACGGCCGCGTACCGCCGCGCGCGCGGCGTGGACGCGGGCATCGTGCGGATCTTCAACACCTACGGGCCGCGCATGCGCGGCCACGACGGGCGCATGGTGCCCACGTTCGTCCGCCAGGCGCTCGCGGGCGAGCCGCTCACCGTGGCGGGCGACGGCTCCCAGACCCGCTCGGTCTGCTACGTGGACGACCTCGTGGAGGGGATCCTCGCCTTCGCCCGCTCGGACCACCCGGGACCGGTGAACCTGGGCGACCCCACCGAGCTCACCGTGGCCCGCGTGGCCGAGGACGTGCTCGCCGCGACGGGCAGCGACGCGGGGATCGTCCACGTCGACCTGCCCGAGGACGACCCCCGCCGCCGTCGACCCGACACCGCGCTCGCGGAGCGCGTCCTCGGCTGGCGCGCGCGCACGCCCTGGCCCGAGGGCCTGGCCCGCACGGTCGCGTGGTTCCGCGAGGAGGCAGGGCGCGGACCTGCCGTGGCGGTCGCGACCGGCGCCGCCGGGGGGTCAGGAGGGGCGGACGCATGA
- a CDS encoding APC family permease, whose product MSAPPAPQDQAVDPQTRLSRSVGGRLLYLFILGDVLGAGVYALVGEMAGEVGGAVWLPLLVALGLALLTAGSYAELVTKYPQAGGAAVFADRAFRSPLVSFLVGFSMLAAGVTSAAGLSLAFAGDYLATFVDAPDRLVAVLFLALVAALNARGIKESLRANVAMTAIELSGLVLVVVLAAVVLGRGEGSPGRVTQFAEGTTPALAVLAAAILAYYSFVGFETSANLAEEVRDVRRTYPRALFGALVTAGVVYVAVGVAAVAVVDPQTLAGSTGPLLEVVDAEGSVPAWVFSLVALIAVANGALLTMIMSSRLAYGMAEQGLLPSVLGRVLPHRRTPWVAIVVTTAVAMGLVFTGDVAGLAETVVLLLLLVFASTNVAVLVLRRDSVDAPHFRVATVVPVLGVASCVLLLTQQDAVTWLRAGILLAVGAVLYVVVRWTRRAADARAA is encoded by the coding sequence ATGAGCGCACCCCCGGCACCCCAGGACCAGGCCGTCGACCCGCAGACCCGGCTGTCCCGGTCGGTCGGGGGCCGGCTCCTCTACCTGTTCATCCTCGGGGACGTGCTGGGCGCGGGCGTCTACGCGCTCGTGGGCGAGATGGCCGGCGAGGTCGGCGGCGCGGTGTGGCTGCCCCTGCTCGTGGCGCTGGGCCTCGCCCTGCTCACCGCCGGCTCGTACGCCGAGCTCGTCACCAAGTACCCGCAGGCCGGGGGCGCGGCGGTGTTCGCCGACCGGGCGTTCCGCAGCCCGCTCGTGTCGTTCCTCGTCGGGTTCTCCATGCTCGCCGCCGGGGTGACGAGCGCGGCGGGGCTCTCGCTCGCGTTCGCGGGCGACTACCTCGCGACCTTCGTCGACGCGCCCGACCGGCTCGTGGCCGTGCTCTTCCTCGCGCTCGTCGCCGCGCTCAACGCGCGCGGCATCAAGGAGTCGCTGCGCGCCAACGTCGCGATGACCGCGATCGAGCTGTCCGGCCTCGTCCTCGTGGTCGTGCTGGCCGCGGTCGTGCTGGGCCGCGGCGAGGGCTCCCCGGGGCGGGTCACGCAGTTCGCGGAGGGCACGACGCCGGCGCTCGCCGTCCTCGCGGCGGCGATCCTCGCGTACTACTCGTTCGTCGGGTTCGAGACCTCGGCGAACCTCGCGGAGGAGGTGCGCGACGTCCGGCGCACCTACCCGCGCGCGCTCTTCGGGGCGCTCGTCACCGCCGGGGTGGTCTACGTGGCGGTCGGCGTGGCCGCCGTCGCGGTCGTCGACCCGCAGACGCTCGCCGGGTCCACGGGCCCGCTGCTCGAGGTCGTCGACGCCGAGGGGTCCGTGCCTGCGTGGGTGTTCTCGCTCGTGGCCCTGATCGCCGTGGCGAACGGCGCGCTGCTGACGATGATCATGTCGAGCCGGCTCGCCTACGGCATGGCGGAACAGGGCCTGCTCCCGTCGGTCCTCGGCCGGGTGCTCCCGCACCGCCGCACCCCGTGGGTCGCGATCGTCGTGACGACGGCGGTCGCCATGGGGCTCGTCTTCACGGGCGACGTGGCCGGGCTCGCCGAGACCGTCGTGCTGCTCCTGCTGCTCGTCTTCGCCTCGACCAACGTCGCGGTCCTCGTGCTGCGACGCGACTCGGTCGACGCACCGCACTTCCGCGTCGCGACGGTCGTGCCGGTGCTGGGCGTGGCGTCGTGCGTCCTGCTGCTCACCCAGCAGGACGCCGTGACGTGGCTGCGCGCGGGCATCCTGCTCGCCGTCGGCGCGGTGCTGTACGTCGTCGTGCGCTGGACCCGACGGGCCGCGGACGCGCGCGCGGCATGA
- a CDS encoding nucleotide sugar dehydrogenase translates to MRLSVHGCGYLGAVHAAAMARLGHDVVGVDVDRARVDALAEGRAPFFEPGLTALLAGSDGPGSLTFSTEAARAAGSDVHFLCVGTPQSAGSGVADLQQLDAALAALRPHLRPGAVVVGKSTVPVGTAERLARDLPDGVGLAWNPEFLREGHAVVDTLHPDRLVYGVPDDGDALVARLDAVYGRLLDDGVPRLVTDLATAELAKVAANAFLATKISFANAVAEVCEAAGGDAVALVGTMALDRRIGGDYLGVGLGFGGGCLPKDIRAFAARARELGVGPAVSFLDEVDAINDRCRDRAVELARAACGGSLAARRVAVLGAAFKPDSDDVRSSPALALARAIAAEGADVVVTDPQALALAQAAAPELGYAADAREAAAGADVVVLATEWDEYRALDPDDLVGVVRAPRLVDARNAVDRGRWRAAGWDVRSLGVAGVRAGRPRSSSPTA, encoded by the coding sequence ATGAGGCTCTCGGTGCACGGGTGCGGCTACCTCGGGGCCGTGCACGCCGCGGCGATGGCACGGCTCGGCCACGACGTCGTCGGGGTGGACGTCGACCGCGCCCGGGTCGACGCGCTCGCCGAGGGCCGGGCGCCGTTCTTCGAGCCGGGGCTCACGGCGCTGCTGGCCGGCTCCGACGGTCCCGGCTCCCTCACGTTCTCGACCGAGGCCGCGCGCGCCGCGGGCTCGGACGTCCACTTCCTGTGCGTCGGCACGCCGCAGTCGGCCGGGAGCGGGGTGGCCGACCTGCAGCAGCTCGACGCGGCGCTCGCCGCGCTGCGCCCGCACCTGCGGCCCGGCGCGGTCGTGGTCGGCAAGTCGACGGTGCCCGTCGGGACGGCGGAGCGGCTCGCCCGCGACCTGCCCGACGGCGTCGGCCTCGCGTGGAACCCCGAGTTCCTGCGCGAGGGTCACGCCGTCGTGGACACGCTGCACCCCGACCGGCTGGTCTACGGCGTGCCCGACGACGGCGACGCCCTCGTGGCGCGTCTCGACGCGGTCTACGGGCGGCTCCTGGACGACGGCGTCCCGCGCCTCGTGACCGACCTCGCCACGGCGGAGCTGGCCAAGGTGGCGGCGAACGCGTTCCTCGCGACGAAGATCTCGTTCGCGAACGCGGTCGCGGAGGTGTGCGAGGCCGCGGGCGGCGACGCCGTCGCGCTCGTCGGCACGATGGCGCTGGACCGCCGCATCGGCGGGGACTACCTGGGGGTGGGTCTCGGGTTCGGCGGCGGCTGCCTGCCCAAGGACATCCGCGCGTTCGCGGCCCGGGCGCGCGAGCTCGGCGTCGGGCCGGCCGTGTCCTTCCTCGACGAGGTCGACGCGATCAACGACCGCTGCCGGGACCGGGCGGTCGAGCTCGCCCGCGCGGCGTGCGGCGGCTCGCTCGCGGCCCGGCGGGTCGCCGTGCTCGGCGCCGCGTTCAAGCCCGACAGCGACGACGTGCGCAGCTCTCCCGCGCTCGCGCTCGCGCGGGCGATCGCCGCCGAGGGCGCCGACGTCGTCGTCACCGATCCCCAGGCGCTGGCTCTCGCGCAGGCCGCCGCCCCCGAGCTCGGGTACGCGGCCGACGCGCGCGAGGCGGCCGCCGGGGCCGACGTCGTCGTCCTCGCGACCGAGTGGGACGAGTACCGCGCCCTCGACCCGGACGACCTCGTCGGCGTCGTGCGCGCGCCTCGCCTCGTCGACGCGCGCAACGCCGTCGACCGCGGCCGGTGGCGCGCGGCGGGGTGGGACGTCCGCTCGCTCGGCGTCGCCGGCGTCCGCGCGGGACGGCCGCGGTCGAGCAGCCCGACGGCGTAG
- a CDS encoding glycosyltransferase family 9 protein, protein MTTDATGLAPDLPGLGGQDAGTVLVLRALGLGDALTAVPALRGVRRAWPGRRVLLAAPEEVGGWLRDLGLVDGVVPAQGLAPLAWVEESEAVSGAPPSGHVAVNLHGSGPQSHRVLLDTAPEHVVAFASREAGVAGPGWDPDEHEVDRWCRLVTAAGGACSREDLRLDPPASRGRHVVVHPGAASGSRRWPADRFAAVARDLAVAGHDVVVTGGPDERDLGARVVADATASLAEATGATGAVTDTAGTLDLPALADVVATARLVVCGDTGVAHLATGFGTPSVVLFGPTPPSAWGPAIDPERHVVLWHGGDAASARPGGQPDGYRGDPHAAALDPALDRVTVDEVVAAARALLAVAPRRA, encoded by the coding sequence GTGACGACCGACGCCACCGGGCTCGCGCCCGACCTGCCGGGGCTCGGGGGCCAGGACGCGGGCACGGTCCTCGTGCTGCGCGCGCTCGGCCTCGGGGACGCGCTCACCGCGGTCCCGGCCCTGCGCGGCGTGCGCCGCGCCTGGCCCGGACGCCGGGTCCTGCTCGCCGCGCCGGAGGAGGTGGGCGGCTGGCTCCGCGACCTCGGGCTCGTCGACGGCGTCGTGCCCGCGCAGGGCCTCGCACCCCTCGCGTGGGTCGAGGAGTCCGAGGCGGTGTCCGGCGCCCCGCCCTCCGGGCACGTCGCCGTGAACCTGCACGGCAGCGGGCCCCAGAGCCACCGCGTGCTCCTCGACACCGCGCCCGAGCACGTCGTCGCGTTCGCGTCGCGCGAGGCGGGCGTCGCCGGGCCGGGCTGGGACCCCGACGAGCACGAGGTCGACCGCTGGTGCCGCCTGGTCACGGCCGCGGGCGGAGCGTGCTCGCGCGAGGACCTGCGGCTCGACCCGCCCGCGTCGCGCGGGCGGCACGTCGTCGTCCACCCGGGTGCGGCCTCGGGGTCCCGGCGCTGGCCCGCGGACCGCTTCGCCGCCGTCGCGCGCGACCTCGCCGTCGCGGGGCACGACGTCGTCGTCACGGGCGGCCCGGACGAGCGCGACCTCGGCGCGCGCGTCGTCGCGGACGCCACCGCGTCCCTCGCGGAGGCGACGGGCGCGACGGGCGCCGTGACCGACACCGCGGGCACGCTCGACCTGCCCGCGCTCGCCGACGTCGTCGCGACCGCGCGCCTCGTGGTGTGCGGCGACACGGGCGTCGCGCACCTCGCGACGGGGTTCGGCACCCCGTCGGTCGTCCTGTTCGGGCCGACCCCGCCGTCGGCGTGGGGCCCGGCGATCGACCCGGAGCGCCACGTCGTGCTCTGGCACGGCGGCGACGCGGCGTCCGCGCGGCCTGGTGGGCAGCCGGACGGATACCGCGGCGACCCGCACGCCGCCGCCCTCGACCCGGCGCTCGACCGGGTCACCGTCGACGAGGTCGTGGCCGCGGCCCGAGCGCTGCTCGCGGTGGCACCGCGGCGGGCCTGA